AGGAGAAAAGTTTAAATTTATTTTAAAAGAAAAAACAAGAAACAGCTTTACACTTTCAAGATCGGATTTAGTAAAAAAAGAAGAAGAAGACTATTTGAGGTCACTTAATATTAATGACATTATTACGGGGAAAATAAAAGAAATACTTGATTTCGGCATTATAGTTGATTTAGGTCATACAACAGGATTTATACATATTTCCGAGATATCGTGGGATCAAATCAATGATTTGGTTGGAAAATTTAGTATTGGTGATGAAGTAAAAGCAAAAGTGATTGAAAAAGATGAAGAAAAAAGAAAAGTAAAACTAAGTATAAAAAAATTAGAAGAAGATCCTTGGATTTCTTTTTCTGAAGCACATAATATAGATGATATTGTAGATGTTACTGTAAAAGAAGTTCTTGATTTTGGATTGATAGTGGATATTGAAAAAATCAAAGGATTTATACATATTTCCGAATTAGCATGGAATAATACTGCAAAAGCTTTAAAAAATTATAAAGAAGGGGACAAATTTAAAGCTAAAATTATTAATCTTGAAAATGATAAAAAGAATGTAAAACTAAGTGTAAAACAGTTAACAGAAAATCCGTGGAATAGGGTAAAAGAAAAATATAAAATAGGTGATATACTTGAAAAGCCTGTTTTAGAAATATTTGAATTTGGTTTATTAATTGAATTGGAAAAAGACATTGATGGACTGCTTCACGTTTCGGATTTGGCATATAGAAGAGTTTCCAACCTTGGCTCTAAATTTAAAGTAGGAGAAATTGTTAAATTTAAAATAATAAGCTTTAATGATGAAAAAAATAGAATTTCTCTTAGTGTGAAAGCTTTACTTGATGATTTATGGAATAAAATGGAAGATTATTACAATGTAGGGGATGTTGTAAAAGGAAAAGTAGTGAATGTTCAGGAATATGGAATATTTTTAGAAATTAAAGAGGGAATAGAAGTGTTTATTTATAAAAATGAATTTTCATGGGATAAAAATGAGGAGATGGAATTCAAAAAAGGAGATGAAATAGAGCTTAAAATAACTTCCATTGATAAAAAAGATAAAAGAATAGGAGGAAGTTTAAAACAACTGACGATATCTCCTTGGAAAGAAGCTGCAGGGCAATATAGAATAGGAAATAAAGTAAAAGTACCTATTGTTACAATACAGGAAAATTCAGTTCTTGTAAAACTGACGGACAGATTTAACGGAATGATTCCTAAAAAAGAGCTGACAGATGAATTTTTAAAAGATATTTCTGAAAAATTTTCTGTAGGAGATGAAGTTGAGGCTGTGGTTACAGAGTTTAATGAAAAAAGAAAATCTATTATTCTTTCTGTGAAAAAAATCAATGAAATGGAAGAAAAAAAAGAACTTGAAGAATTGATGAAAATATATGGAGTTTAGAAATA
This genomic interval from Leptotrichia sp. OH3620_COT-345 contains the following:
- a CDS encoding S1 RNA-binding domain-containing protein — its product is MSEFNDLFEKMLDDYLPEEKKAGDVIEAVIIRKDNDFAYLDLNDKQEGRILIKEVEDFNVGDTIEVKILRKDEENIIVSKFLLDKAKEFASLIEGEIVTGTVFKKIKGGYSVKVGKNEGFLPFSLSAFERENDHIGEKFKFILKEKTRNSFTLSRSDLVKKEEEDYLRSLNINDIITGKIKEILDFGIIVDLGHTTGFIHISEISWDQINDLVGKFSIGDEVKAKVIEKDEEKRKVKLSIKKLEEDPWISFSEAHNIDDIVDVTVKEVLDFGLIVDIEKIKGFIHISELAWNNTAKALKNYKEGDKFKAKIINLENDKKNVKLSVKQLTENPWNRVKEKYKIGDILEKPVLEIFEFGLLIELEKDIDGLLHVSDLAYRRVSNLGSKFKVGEIVKFKIISFNDEKNRISLSVKALLDDLWNKMEDYYNVGDVVKGKVVNVQEYGIFLEIKEGIEVFIYKNEFSWDKNEEMEFKKGDEIELKITSIDKKDKRIGGSLKQLTISPWKEAAGQYRIGNKVKVPIVTIQENSVLVKLTDRFNGMIPKKELTDEFLKDISEKFSVGDEVEAVVTEFNEKRKSIILSVKKINEMEEKKELEELMKIYGV